Genomic DNA from Manihot esculenta cultivar AM560-2 chromosome 15, M.esculenta_v8, whole genome shotgun sequence:
AGAATCAGGCAAGTAAAagaaatttttgtaattttttttttccttttaatttagcTTTCTACTACGTAATGTAAACTAGGAGAAAAGAGTCACAGGAAACAGCTgttatatattgaaaaatacTAGCACATCAATATTTGTAAACAGAAAAGTACCAGTGACTGTTGATTCAAAACTTATGCAAAGACAATGAAATGAGTATCATATCTTTTTCTGTCAATTACAACCACCCTGCATAAAGACTGTAAGCTATTTACTGTATGAAACTCCTACTTTGACCAATGACTAAGTGACTTGCtggatcaaataaaaaaaaaaattcttaggtGATTTCACTATGAATCCAAGACACATAAAACACCCACTTGTCTTCATTAATGCCTGATTTTCAACCGAGAGAGATTCATTTAGTTTCTTATCTGCCATTAAACTTATCTTGATTAATACCTGAATTTTATTGGTAcatgatatatttataaatggCCTAATATCGAATGGAAGACTTCACGTTAAATTTGAGACAGACATTTGAAACAAGTCTAACTCATTCGAAAAGCTAATTCAAAGGATGTATACCTATAATCCATATAATGGTATATTATCATTTCCACAATCAGAACCGACATGGGATTCAATGATTattgtaatttatatatataaatacatgatacaaaaattttaatttctagttttaattactttcaaaaataaaataaatgaattttaactttataatactaaaattatttttaagactaaattttcaaaattaatatatatataatatttatttatcaatCAAATAAAGaacaattatataatttttttttcttttcgtcCCATCCCTTCTCTTTCTAATAATAGCCGCTATTTATGAAATATGAACATTTCTtgctttttactttttatattacTTGCATAATTTTTGTTTCTTTAATTTCTTGAAGAATTTGGTGCTTCAGTTTGTTTAAAAATCatgttatttgaaaaaaaaaaaatcctgcaACAATCTATGATTCTCGGTgagtttatttgaaaaaaaaatcatttaaaatattaaaaaatgtaaaaaaaatttatgaaaccTAATAAAAGTGCCAATGGATTGCAGTTACCGAAGTAGAAAAAatattcactttttattttataagaaaaaattaaataaattttataaaatcatgtaaggttttaatttttaaaaaataaaaaaatagaaatttttattttaaataaaataattataaaaatttaatgaaattaaattattgtaatattttttatttcaaacataGAGTTAAAGAAATGGCCAAAGTAAATTCATTAATTGGTGAGATTTTTGTAATTTGGTCtaaatgataataaattttatattctttgGCCAtggaaataaagagaaaaaaaaaaataaaaggtcaAATCCcatgataataataatcgaaCGGCTGAAGAATGAAAGATACAAAAGTTAGAATAGGGAAGAGAATAGAAGAACATAGCCTATAAGTACGCCCAAAATCCGCCACGCTCGAACTCGATCGATCTCTTTGAAAAactgaaatgaaaattttctctctcctccacAGAATTCCATGGCTTCGTTAAACAATTCTCACAAAGGTGAAGACCTCTAGGGTTTCTCTGAATTCAGTTTCTCCCCATAAGCCCTAAACCAGTACACCCGCAAAGATTCCCCTTCTCTGTAATTCTTGCACTGTGGATTTTTGGCGGTTGGATTAATTAAAGGTTAGTTATTCCCTTCAGCTTATTTACTGTGGTTACTTATGAGATTATGCTGTTTTGCTCTAGAATTCGCATTGTAACGTAGATTTGGAGTTGAATTCATTGGATAGATAGGGTAGGAATGGAAAACGAAGTGCTTGAATTTGATATAGGCTTAGGAGGAGCAAGTGGAGGTGTTGATGATGATGCAGTGGACATTGAGCACCCTGTTGATGATGAAGACATGCCTGATACGCCTACCACTGTTTCTTTTACCGGCGCTGGTAGTGGTGAAATTTTCCTTCCTGAGGGTGACTTATTGGACCTTGAACCTTATGAAGGCATGGAATTTGAGTCTGAAGAGGCTGCAAAGGCCTTCTACAATTCATATGCTAGGCGTGTGGGTTTTAGTACCCGTGTCAGCTCATCCCGACGCTCTAGGCGTGATGGAGCTATTATACAAAGGCAGTTTGTGTGTGCCAAAGAAGGGTTTAGGAATTTGAATGAGAAGCGCACTAAAGATAGAGAGATTAAGCGCCCCCGCACCATTACTAGAGTTGGATGCAAAGCATCTTTGTCTGTGAAGATGCAGGATTCTGGGAAATGGGTTGTGTCTGGGTTTGTTAGAGAACACAACCATGAGTTGGTCCCGCCTGATCAGGTGCACTGCCTCCGTTCTCATAGACAAATATCTGGTCCTGCCAAAACCTTGATTGACACATTGCAGGCTGCTGGTATGGGCCCTCGTAGGATTATGTCTGCTTTGATAAAGGAGTATGGTGGAATTAGTAAAGTTGGATTTACAGAGGTTGATTGTCGGAATTACATGAGAAATAATCGCCAGAGGAGCTTAGAAGGAGATATCCAGCTCCTTTTGGACTATTTGAGGCAGATGCATAATGACAATCCCAATTTCTTCTATGCTGTGCAAGGGGATGAAGAACAGTATACTGGTAATGTATTCTGGGCTGATCCAAAAGCCAGGACAAACTATACTTATTTTGGTGACACTGTTACCTTTGACACAACCTACAGATCCAACAGGTATAGATTGCCTTTTGCTCCATTCACAGGGGTCAATCATCATGGACAGCCTGTTTTGTTTGGTTGTGCTTTCCTAATAAATGAAACTGAAGCCTCCTTTGTCTGGCTGTTCAATACATGGCTTATGGCAATGTCTGGCCGCCATCCAGTGTCAATTACCACTGATCATGATGCAGTGATAAGATCAGCCATCATGCAGGTTTTCCCAGACACTCGCCATCGATTTTGCAAATGGCATATCTTCAAGAAATGCCAGGAGAAGTTGTCACATGTGTTTCTAAAACACCCAAACTTTGAGGCTGAATTTCATAAATGTGTTAATTTGACAGAGTCAATTGAAGAATTTGAATCTTGCTGGTTGTCACTTCTTGATAGGTATGATCTCCAGGATCATGAATggcttcaaacaatatattCTGCTCGCAGGCAGTGGGTCCCAGTATATTTGCGGGACACATTTTTTGCAGAGATGTCCATAACTCAGCGAAGTGATAGCATGAACTCATACTTTGATGGTTATGTCAATGCTTCAACCAATTTGAACCAGTTCTTTAAGCTGTATGAAAAATCTCTAGAGTCTCGAAATGAGAAAGAGGTGAAAGCAGATTATGATACAATGAATACTTCACCAGTTTTGAAGACCCCATCTCCCATGGAGAAACAAGCATCTGAGTTATACACTAGAAAATTATTTATGAGATTTCAAGAGGAGCTAGTTGGGACATTAACTTTCATGGCATCTAAAGCAGAAGATGATGGGGAAAACATTACATACCAAGTTGCAAAGTTTGGGGAAGATCATAAAGCGTATTATGTTAAATTCAATGTTTTGGAGATGAAGGCAACTTGTAGTTGCCAGATGTTTGAGTTCTCAGGTCTTCTTTGCAGACATGTTTTGGCAGTCTTTAGAGTGACAAATGTGCTTACTCTCCCATCTCATTATATTTTGAAAAGATGGACAAGGAACGCCAGGAGTAGTGTTATATTGGAAGAACGTTCTGCTGATGTATATACCAATTATCTGGAATCTCACACAGTTCGATATAATACCCTACGCCATGAGGCCTTCAAATTTGTAGATGAAGGTTGTAAGTCCCTAGACACTTACAATGCGGCAGTAACTGCTCTGCAAGAGGCTGCAAAAAGGGTCGCACTTGCAACAAAGAATGAGCGGAGAGGTTCTACGGTGAATGGTCGTGGTAGAGGGGAGTTGGCAAGTAATGGAAGTAGGGCGAATTACAGCAGTAGCAATCATCTAGGGAGCTCCATTCAACACTTATCAGAGGTTAAAACctgatttatttatctattCATTACGATTCCTAGCTTCATTAATCTCCTTATGGTTATACTATGAGAATTAAGTTTCATTTATTACTGTCCTTTGCTTTAATGTGTATTCAGACCTGCAATTTAGATATACTTTCTCTTTGCTTGTCTGTTACTTGTTACTAAATAATTGTTCTTCTGTATAATTCCCTTGTTGTCTTGATGAGACAATAAAGCAAAGGACAGTACTTAGTAACTGGTGGTTGAGTTTGTTTTCAACTTCAAGAGTTTTTTCACTATTCTGAATTATTTTGATTGCTAAGACGTCGGTTATCCTCAGAATCATCTTATCAGACATTGGGTTTACACTTCCAAAATAATTAGGGAATATTTTTGCATGGAGTTCGATTCCCCCATT
This window encodes:
- the LOC110601764 gene encoding protein FAR1-RELATED SEQUENCE 5 isoform X2; this encodes MENEVLEFDIGLGGASGGVDDDAVDIEHPVDDEDMPDTPTTVSFTGAGSGEIFLPEGDLLDLEPYEGMEFESEEAAKAFYNSYARRVGFSTRVSSSRRSRRDGAIIQRQFVCAKEGFRNLNEKRTKDREIKRPRTITRVGCKASLSVKMQDSGKWVVSGFVREHNHELVPPDQVHCLRSHRQISGPAKTLIDTLQAAGMGPRRIMSALIKEYGGISKVGFTEVDCRNYMRNNRQRSLEGDIQLLLDYLRQMHNDNPNFFYAVQGDEEQYTGNVFWADPKARTNYTYFGDTVTFDTTYRSNRYRLPFAPFTGVNHHGQPVLFGCAFLINETEASFVWLFNTWLMAMSGRHPVSITTDHDAVIRSAIMQVFPDTRHRFCKWHIFKKCQEKLSHVFLKHPNFEAEFHKCVNLTESIEEFESCWLSLLDRYDLQDHEWLQTIYSARRQWVPVYLRDTFFAEMSITQRSDSMNSYFDGYVNASTNLNQFFKLYEKSLESRNEKEVKADYDTMNTSPVLKTPSPMEKQASELYTRKLFMRFQEELVGTLTFMASKAEDDGENITYQVAKFGEDHKAYYVKFNVLEMKATCSCQMFEFSGLLCRHVLAVFRVTNVLTLPSHYILKRWTRNARSSVILEERSADVYTNYLESHTVRYNTLRHEAFKFVDEGCKSLDTYNAAVTALQEAAKRVALATKNERRGSTVNGRGRGELASNGSRANYSSSNHLGSSIQHLSEDDMDKKVQELANELEYANRKCEVYRANLLSVLKDIEDHKLQLSIKVQNIKISMKDSI
- the LOC110601764 gene encoding protein FAR1-RELATED SEQUENCE 5 isoform X1 produces the protein MENEVLEFDIGLGGASGGVDDDAVDIEHPVDDEDMPDTPTTVSFTGAGSGEIFLPEGDLLDLEPYEGMEFESEEAAKAFYNSYARRVGFSTRVSSSRRSRRDGAIIQRQFVCAKEGFRNLNEKRTKDREIKRPRTITRVGCKASLSVKMQDSGKWVVSGFVREHNHELVPPDQVHCLRSHRQISGPAKTLIDTLQAAGMGPRRIMSALIKEYGGISKVGFTEVDCRNYMRNNRQRSLEGDIQLLLDYLRQMHNDNPNFFYAVQGDEEQYTGNVFWADPKARTNYTYFGDTVTFDTTYRSNRYRLPFAPFTGVNHHGQPVLFGCAFLINETEASFVWLFNTWLMAMSGRHPVSITTDHDAVIRSAIMQVFPDTRHRFCKWHIFKKCQEKLSHVFLKHPNFEAEFHKCVNLTESIEEFESCWLSLLDRYDLQDHEWLQTIYSARRQWVPVYLRDTFFAEMSITQRSDSMNSYFDGYVNASTNLNQFFKLYEKSLESRNEKEVKADYDTMNTSPVLKTPSPMEKQASELYTRKLFMRFQEELVGTLTFMASKAEDDGENITYQVAKFGEDHKAYYVKFNVLEMKATCSCQMFEFSGLLCRHVLAVFRVTNVLTLPSHYILKRWTRNARSSVILEERSADVYTNYLESHTVRYNTLRHEAFKFVDEGCKSLDTYNAAVTALQEAAKRVALATKNERRGSTVNGRGRGELASNGSRANYSSSNHLGSSIQHLSECATERFHKYSKCLAFTSETNSDASVFLFHSQQSCWMIWTRRSKNLPMNWSMQIESVKFTELTYFQS